Within the Marixanthomonas sp. SCSIO 43207 genome, the region CCATTTATACCGTCACAAAAAGCATTTCCTGCATATAATTGCCCAATTATCTTTCCGTTTTCATTAAATAATGGCGAACCGGATGAGCCGCTTTCTGTAGTTCCTATTTCCCAACCATCACCTACACCTTGTGATACACCTCCTATGAGCCAAACCTCTGTTCCATTAGCAGTTTCTTTTACTGCTCCTGTATTGTCTCTACATATTTTCATAATATCTCCATTAGGATGATGAATACCTACCTCAAACTCTGGTAAATTATCGGTAACATCCCACCCTGCAAAAGATACGTCCCAAGATTCTGGTACGTCATTGTAAAGTTGAACTAAAGCAAAATCACTAAGAGCATTGTTAGCCTTTAATTCGGCGCCACTCATAGTAAAGTTTGTCTGTATATCTGAACTTGGCTCACCCTCTCCGCAAACAGGACTTGGACTCATCCAATTAAATCGAATTGACCAAAATGCAGGATCACTGTTATCAAGGCAGTGATTTCCTGTAAGTAAATAAGGTGTTTTATCATTATTTGTGTTATTAACTAAAACCGAAGAACACAAATAACCATTTCCTAAGTTAAGTAACGCAATTGCTTTTTTAAGGATGTCTTTTTTTGAATCAAAATCTTCGCCAATAGAACAATTAACATCATAGTTACAGTCTCCAGAATCATTAAACCCTCGTTTACCTAGAGCATAATCCTCAACTTGATTCATTCGATACCCATGAATTAAGCTACCTATCGTTAGCGATACATTTTCATTTACATTTTTTGGTTCAAAATATTCTATCCAAATAACATCACCGTTTACAAACCAAGAACCTAGCTGCTGGTTCTCTCTGTTTTGCTTATTTGATAGCGGAATAAGAACGTCTGTATAATCTGTATTGTATAGAAACAATTGTGCCCCATTGGGTATGTAAAAATTGTCAAAATTTACACTTAAGTTTAAAGCGTTGGGAGATTTAATAGCTACTCGCCATAGTTTATCACCATTTTGTAAAGTTGTCACTTGGCCTTCTTTATGAATATCAACTTTAATAGTACGCTTTACTCCATAGCGCCAGGGCAACGTTTTATCAAGATCATTAATACTATCTTCTTGCTGAATAGCAGAAAGATCTAAAGGTGGCAAGATTATAGGCTCAATATTTTCAGTAGAAACACGATAGCTTATAGGAAAGTCTGCGCTAGTTTCTTGAGAAAAAGCGAAAGGTATAAATAAGATAATAAATAAGAAAAAAGTAATTTTTTTCATACACACTTGCTGCTGAATATATTACAACACTACAAGATACTTTATTATTTTGAAAGTAGAAAATCCTTTTTCTCTATAAACAAAAAAAATCCTGATGAACCATCAGGATTTTAAATGTTATAATATGGAAGTACTATAAAATTAACATAGCATCTCCATATGTATAAAAACGGTATTTTTCTTTTACTGCTTCTTCATAAGCTTCTTTGATAAAATCGTGTCCTGCAAAAGCTGAAACCATCATTAACAAAGTAGATTTTGGTGTATGAAAGTTTGTAACCATACAGTTTGCAATACTAAAATCATATGGTGGAAAAATAAATTTATTTGTCCATCCTGCATACGTATTGAGCATATTATTTGATGAAACTGAACTTTCTAAAGCTCTCATTACTGTAGTTCCTACTGCGCACACACGTTTTTTTCTTTCTATTCCTGTGTTGATTACGTCTACAGAACTTTGAGGAAGAATAATTTCTTCAGAATCCATTTTGTGCTTTGAAAGATCTTCAACCTCAACAGGGCTAAAGGTTCCCAAACCTACGTGTAATGTTACTTCAGCAAAATTGATTCCTTTTATTTCTAGACGTTTCAATAAATGTTTTGAAAAGTGAAGTCCTGCAGTAGGTGCTGCTACTGCTCCTTCTTCTTTTGCATAAATAGTTTGATATCTATCTGCATCTTCTGGTTCTACATCTCTTTTAATATATTTTGGCAATGGTGTTTCACCAAGTTCAGTTAACTTATTTCTGAATTCTTCATATGATCCATCAAATAAGAAACGAAGCGTACGTCCTCTAGAAGTTGTGTTATCAATTACTTCAGCAACCAATGATTCATCATCTCCAAAATAAAGTTTGTTTCCTATTCGTATTTTACGTGCAGGATCTACTAATACATCCCAAAGTCTTGTCTCTGGGTTTAACTCTCGCAACAAGAAAACCTCTATACGAGCGCCTGTTTTTTCTTTGTTACCAAATAAACGAGCCGGAAATACTTTTGTATTGTTTAAAACCAAAACGTCATCTTCATTAAAATAGTCAATAAGATCTTTGAACATTTTATGCTCGATGGTTTTCTCTTTTCGGTTTAAAACCATAAGTCTGGCTTCGTCTCGGTTAGAAGCTGGATATTCTGCTAATAATTCGGCTGGTAAGTCAAAATTGAAATTTGAAAGTTTCATTCCCATAGAAAGTGATATTTATCTTAAAAAGGTGCAAATATACAACCTCAACATAGGGGTTGTCAAGTAAATGAGCATTTATTATTTAAAATCTACTTGTATTCCGGTTTTTTGGATGTCTTCCCAAAAGGTTGGAAATGATTTTGATACTACACCGGCATCATTAATTTGTATTTGTTTTTTTAACGCTAAAGGCGCAAAAGCCATTGCCATACGGTGATCATTGTAGGTTTGTATGGTTATCTTTTCATGTATTTTTTCTGAAGAAATTAATTCTAAAGTGTCATTTGTGATTTTAACCTGAGCTCCTAGCTTTTCTAATTCAGTCTTCAAGGCAACCAACCTATCGGTTTCTTTAATTTTTAAGGTATGTAAACCGGTTAATTTACAACCCAATCCCAGTCCAAAACAGGTAACAGCAATAGTTTGAGCAATATCTGGCGCATCAATAAGATGCAACATAATGTGCTCTGCAAGTTGTTTATTGTTTTTTGATAATGTTATAGATGCGTCTGCTTCATTATAAGATGTTGTGACGCCAAGTGATTCATAAATAGTAGCTAGAATAGAATCGCCTTGCAAACTATTTTTAAAATAGCCTTTGAGGGTAACTGTCATTTTTTCTGAAAGAGCCACCATACTATAAAAATAGGAAGCTGAACTCCAATCAGACTCAATTAAAATAGCTTTATCTTCTATTTGTGAAGTGGGTTTTACCGTAATAGTATTTTCAGAAAAAGTACACGCTACGCCTATTTTTTGAAGTAAAGAAACCGTCATTTGTAAATAGGGCGCCGAAGTAATATTTTTTTCAAGATGTATTGTCAAGCCATTTTCTAGCGAAGGAGCAATTAAAAGTAAAGCCGAAATATATTGACTACTTACATTTGCAGCCATTGTCACCTCGCTATTACTAATTTTTTTTCCTGCAATTGCAATTGGCGGGTATCCTTCTTTACTTAAATACTTGATAGTTGCGCCAAGAGTTTTTAAGGCATCTACAAGCACTTTAATGGGTCGCTGCTGCATTCTTTCGCTTCCTGTCAATACAACAGAGGCCTTTGATTGAGATGCAAAATAAGCAGTTAAAAAACGCATAGCTGTGCCTGCGTGATGAATATTCACTTCGCCTGTATTTGACAGCAAAGCTTTTTGTAAAACCATAGTATCATCACTTTCAGAAAGGTTTTCTAGTTTCAAATTCTGAAATTGAGATTGTAATATTAACAATCTGTTTGATTCACTTTTTGAGCCTGAAACTTGAATGACAGCTGAGTTTTCTTTTAACGGTTTTGTGGTGAGTACAGCTTTCATTAAGAAATGTATTTTACTGTTTTAGTTTCTTTTTAAATTTCCCATAGGAAACAAAAAAACCATATAAAAAACCTGCTAATAAACTACCTCCAATAAAAAGATAAGGATTTCTATCTTCAAAGAAAGTTGGGCTAAACCCGTCAAAAAGCCATTTAATAAATATAAAGAGAAACACAAATGTTAATCCTAAAGTGACTACAGATTTCCAAAACCCTTTATGGTTAATAACTTTACTAAGCATTATTTAAGTTTATCATTGTTATGATGGCGGTCGTGATCTCTTTTGGTTTTAAGATCTAGTTTTTTATTAAATGCGTCTTCTAGGTTTACACCTGTTTGATTTGCTAAACAAAGCACAACAAACAATACATCGGCCAACTCTTCACCAAGGTCTTTATTTTTATCACTTTCCTTTTCGCTTTGCTCACCATATCTACGAGCAATTATGCGGGCAACCTCACCTACTTCTTCAGTAAGTTGAGCCATGTTAGTAAGTTCATTAAAATAACGTACTCCGTGTTCTTTTATCCAATTATCTACTGCTTGTTGTGCGTTGTCAATATTCATTCTTAAACTTTTGAAAGAACTATTTTTTCATTTTCTTTATCAACCATTACCTGAAAGAATCTCTTTATATCTTCATAACTATCTGCTGAAATAACAGGTTGATTAATTGCCAAATCTACAGAAATTTGAATTTTATTACCTGCTTCATTAATTATATAACTAAATAACCCTGCATTTTGGTTTAATACAAATTTAGCACTTTCAGGTTTAGATTCAACCTTATAGCCTTCAGGAATATTTACAGTGATAATATATCTATCCTTTATAGGGTAACTAAAGTCTATTGGGTATTGACGTGTATTAGTTTTAAAAGGGTTCTCTTCCAAGGCTAAAAAAAGAAGTGGAGAAAAGTATAGCTTCCCTCCTATTTCTTCAAGGGCCTCAAAGTTTTCAAAATCATATTGAAGGGTTACAGGTTTATAAAGTTCTTCTAGATTTCCAAAATTGATGTTTGAAAGTTCTGCATCTCCATTTCTTTTTTCTAGAGATTTGCGCACGTCTTCTTCTTTTATATTTTTATAGTTTTTTCTTTGACTTAACGCATAATGTCCTGTATACCTGTTTTGAGCAGACCCCTTTACTGCATAATTGGCATCATCAATATTTAAATTAAGTAAAGTACTTTGAGAAGCTTGAGTCTTTGGATATAAAGAAACCCAAGTAGAACTTCTATCTTCTCTTATTAATCTACCTTGCCAGTTTAATAGTTCAGGTTTTAAAATATCAGGTTCACCTTCCTTATTAGTAGCATCAAGGAGTGTTACATTATTTTTTGTTTCTACTGCTGCTACAACATAATCAAATCCATTTCTAGTTGGAAAAAGCGGTATTCCGTTTGATTTAGTACTTACTAAAACAGGATTGGCTTGTATACCTGCATATCGCAACATATTCACAAGCAAAAGATTAATATCTGAAGCATTACCAACACCGTTTTTATAGGCATTTTTGGAGCCTTCCATAGTATAAATTCCTTTATAGGAATTCCAATTCATTTTTGCTTTTACATATTCATAAATGCGAATCACTTTTTCAGAATCTTTTGTTACTCCCTGCAGTAAATTATCAATCTCATCATCAAAATAATTATCGCGTTTTAACTGACCTCCAAACGCATCAGAATCATAAATAGATTTTGAAACATCTTCCCAAGTAGTGGTATACATTTCTAAAGTAGAATTTGGAAACTTGGTATAAGATAATTCAAATTTTAACGCTGTTGTAAAATTATCAATATTGCTAGTAAAAGCTTCTTCTTTAAGAGCAGGAACATCATTAACTATTACTGAATAAACATTTTCAAGTACTGACGTTGTATTACTTCTTACTTTATTTCCGGTGTTTCCTCCTCTATTTCCCCAAGAAGATCTTGAGCTAATTGAACCTAAATTAATATTCATGTAATCTGTACTAGTCTGTATTCTAAAAGGAATCCAGCCTCTTTGGTGAGTTTTATAACTAAAATACTCTGGAGCTTGAAACTCCATTGATACTTTATTAACCGGTATCTGTTCTTGAAAACGATACTCGTCTATATTAGTTATAAAAGGTGATGTAACTGAATATTCATATTCAATAACACAGCCTTCTTTAACATTTGGCATTGTAAATTTAGTTAATTCTAAAAATTCACTAGCCTCTTCCTCAAAAATACCATCATTGCGTAATTTTACGTCTTGAATTTTATCTCCTTCAAGAAAATAAGTGTAACCCTTTAGCCCTTTTATTTCTTCATCAGATCCGGTGCTACTTTGATACAACTTTACCTTTTTATTGGCCCAATCAAAACCGTCTTTATTATAAATCTTAATACGCTCAAAAACATCTGTTCTTAAATAAAAACCTTCATTTGTAGAAAACTCAAAGTAAGATTTTATTTCTCTGTAAAGTATTGCTGCATCTGCAGTAGAATCTGTTGGGTGTTGTTTTTCTAAAAGTTCTTCTTTTGAAACTTTCCCGAATCTAAAGTCTTGAGAAAACCCGACTTGAAGTGTGCATAGTGTAATTAAAAAAGTAAATAAAAATTTCATAATTGTAAATTATTTGGTGTTCTGTGTTAAAAGAATTTTTGCTTGATCCATTTTTGAAATGCGTCTTAAAAAGGATCGGTATTGTTTATAATCTGTGGCGGGGAAAGTTCCTTTTTTTAGTGTATATGTTCTTGTGTATTGTAAAGTATTATTTGAAATTTCAGAAACTGAAAAAGCGTAGCTTCCAAATTTATTTTCAATACTCACAGCTTCCGGAAGGCTATCAACAGCTAAGCTTTCATCTATGGTAATTGTTACTGTATCGCTTTCGGTAAAACCTTCGGCTATGTGTAGTTTTTGTTTTCGATTCGGAAAACGAGGAGGTACATTTACAGATTGTGTAAACACATTTAATGAAAACAGTAAGTCGTTACCAATACTCGAACAATAATTTGGGATAGTAATTGACAGTTTTTCTGAAAAAACAATATCATCTTTATTGTTATTGAGCTGTACGCTTTCAATGACAAAGCCGTTAATATGCCCCCATTTTTGCTTATAGCGTTTCTCAAGATCATCTGTATCTAGCTTTTCAAGATAAATTTTATCATCATACTGCAGCCCTTTTGAAACTGTGGTTACGTGAGCTTCAACACTTCCAGTCACATGTACACTTACTTCTGCTACATTTTTTTCTAGATTTTCTTTATAAGTGTATGATTTGGTACGAACTATTTTACCGCCTTCAGGTGTTACTATGAGTACATCTCTATTATCTATATGATTACCACCGTAGCCAAAAGGCACATCTTGACTAGTACATTCTAACCAAACGATATCATCTCCGTCTGGTATACCTAGAATGGCGTGATTACCTTCAAGAATTGAAAATTCTGAATTGAAATCTACCTCATCTTCTCCGGCGTATAAAACGGTATAATAAGAAGGAACCCCTACAACGTCTAAGAGTGCTTTTGTGTAGTTTGTTAATGCTTTACAATCTCCATAGCTTAATTTGTCTACATCTTCTGCCAGCATGGGTTTCCATCCTCCTATACCTATTTGTACACTGATGTATCTAACTTTATTTTGAAGGTATTCATATATTTTTTTTGCTTTACCCAAATTGGTGGTTTCATTTGCTACCAATTGTTTTGCTTTTGCAATTGTTGCGGGAGGAAGGTTACTAACCTTTGCAAGTAACTTTTTATCCATCCAAGAACCAAACTCTTTCCAGTTTTTACCGCTGCCTGGTACACCTTTGAGATAAAAATTATTAAGAGAAAACTTTACGTGTGGTAATATGTTTTTATAATAAGGGCTGTAATCTTCATATCTAATTCCGGTAATGTTATTGGCGGTACAAACAAAAGAATTTGGGGTTTCAGTTACAGAAATATTATATCCATCAAGGTTTTGTTTTAATATTCTTGGTTTGTTATTTGGGTTAAACTTAACTACAAACTCACTGTTTTTTGTAGAAGTATAATACCCGCCTATTGGGAACCATCTTGGTATAAAAGCAGTTGTATTACTTTCCTTTTCAGATTTGAAAACTAACGTATATGGGTATACGGTTGGGGTGTAGTCTAGATGTTTTACACGGTCATCGTTGTAAATTGAAAATCCGTCTGATGCACTAATGTCTTTAAAATCGCGCTCTTTAAAATGGGCAATTTCATTTCCCATAGCGTCATAAACCCAGGCTTCAAGGTCTTTAACTCTCGTGTCATCGTCATAATGCACGTAGGCATCTGTATTATTGTTACCTTTTTTATTCAGTACCATTACAGCCCTATAATTGCTATAGCGCATACGGTCATTTTCGGTAACATCAATTTCTATTTTTTCATCCAATAAAATACTATTGGCATTTTCTGTTAGCTCTTTTGATAACTCACTGATAGAAAATTGGGCTTCTTGTGAAAAAGTGGTTACAAAAGATGCTAGAAATAAACTTAGGGCAACTATCTTTCGCATGGGTGCGAATATAATAGTTTTGTTAAATAAATGTGAAAATTATTCTCTTTTTTTTGAGTCTATAAAAATTGTAACTGGTCCATCATTAATTAATTGCACGTCCATCATAGCTCCAAAGACTCCGGTTTGCACCTTCTTACCTATTTCTTTCTCTAGGCTTTCAGTAAATTTCTGGTATAAATCTTCAGCAAAATTTGGTTTTGCAGCTTTAACAAATGAAGGTCTGTTCCCTTTTTTTGTACTTGCATGTAATGTAAATTGACTTACTACAATCACATCTCCACCCACATCTTGTATAGAATAATTCATTGCGTCTTGTTCATCTGAAAAAATTCGCAATCTCGAAGTTTTTCTACATAACCAATCGATATCATCTTGAGTATCTTCTGCTTCAACTCCTAATAAAATTAAAAATCCCTGATCAATTTTTGAAACAACTTCTTTATTTACAGTTACTGAAGCTTCTTTAACTCGTTGTAGAATAATTCGCATAAATTTATTTTGAGTTTTACAATTTATCGTTTTTTTGTTACAACTTTCATTGTTGGGGTATCGCGTAATTCCTTAATCTTTTTTGTAAACATCTTTTCGGTAACCATCATCTTCACCTTCTAGAATTTGCAAATAACTTTTATAGCGTGACCAAGCAATTTCTGAATTTTCAAGCGCTTCTTTAATAGCACAATTGGGTTCATTGATGTGAAGGCAGTTATTAAACTTACAATCTTGTTTGCGTTCAAAAAATTCAGGGAAATAATTACCTAGTTCTTCTTTATCAATTTCAACAACGCCAAACCCACGAATACCGGGAGTATCAATTATTTGACCACCAAAACTAAGATCATGCATTTCAGCAAATGTTGTGGTATGTTGCCCTTGTTGATGTTGTTCAGATATTTCTGCGGTTTTCAAATTTAAACCGGGTTCAATTGCGTTGACCAACGTAGATTTGCCGGTTCCACTATGACCAGAGAATAGTGTAACTTTATCTTGCATAAGGTCTTTTACCTTGTGTATATTTTTTCCTGTTTTTGCTGAGATACCAATACACTCATATCCTATTTTTCGGTAAAGTGCGGCCAGATATTTAATCTCTAGCAGTTCTTCTTCGTTGTATAAGTCAATTTTATTAAAAAGTAGTACTGCTTTTACGTGATAAGCTTCTGCAGTTACCAAAAAACGATCAATAAAAGCCGTAAATGTTGTTGGGTTATTAAGAGTTATTAATAGAAACGCAACATCAATATTGGTAGCAATTATATGTGTTTGTTTTGAAAGGTTTACAGATTTTCTAATAATGTAATTATCGCGTGTTTCAATAGTATGAATAACGCCAATGGTCTCATCTCCTTTGGTTTCAACATCAAAAACAACATGATCACCTACTGCAACAGGATTGGTGCTTTTTATCCCACCTATTCTAAATTTTCCCTTTATACGGCATTGATAAAACTCACCTTGTTGTGACTTTACGGTGTACCAGCTTCCGGTTGATTTATAAACAGTGCCTTTCATTAATACAAAAGTCTGAAAATAAATTGAATGTAATTACTCATTAAAAACGTTTTTTTGGTGCGCAATGGATTCTTGGTGAATAGCTTTGTAAAGTCTAAGGATAAATTCCTCACTTAAATGATTGTGTTCTCCTGCCAATATCATTCTGCCTAAAATTTCGTTCCAACGCTTTACTTGTAAAATAGCCACGTTGTGTTCTTTTTTAAGCTCACCTATATTTTCGGCTATATTCATTCGTTTACCCATCATTTGCACAATCTTATCATCGATTACATCAATCTGAGCGCGAAGTTTACTCAATTCATTGTTAAATTCAACTTTGTCATCTCCTTTTTTCCTGATGCGCAGATCTACGGTCATTTGATCTAACGTTTTAGGAGTGATTTGTTGTTTGGCATCACTCCACGCATTGTCAGGATCATAATGTGTTTCTACCATAAGACCGTCATAATTAAGATCTAAAGCAGTTTGACATAATTCAAATATTATATCACGGTTTCCGGCAATATGTGATGGATCTAGTATTAACGGTAAATCTGGAAATTGATTTTGAAGATCAATTGGTATTTGCCATTCTGGGTTATTACGATATTTTGATTTTTCATAAGTTGAAAAACCTCTATGGATTACACCCAAGTTGTGAATATCTGCACTGTAAAATCGTTCAACAGCTCCTAGCCATAGTGCTAAATCTGGATTTACAGGATTTTTAATCAGTACTGTTTTATTTGTTCCTTTTAAGGCATCAGCAATTTCTTGTACAACAAATGGCGACACAGTTGTTCTAGCACCAATCCATAGAATATCAACGTTGTGTTTAAGTGCCAAATCTACGTGATTTGGGTTGGCAACTTCGGTTGTAGTCAACATTCCAGTTTGGTTTTTTGCTTCTTGCAACCATTTTAAACCCAAAGCTCCTACTCCTTCAAAGTTGCCCGGACGAGTTCTAGGTTTCCAGATACCGGCACGCAATACTGTTGCATCTGTTTCTTTTAATTGATGCGCAATTTTTAATACTTGTTCTTGCGTTTCGGCACTACAAGGACCTGCGATTACCAATGGATGTTCTAAGCCAAAAGCATCTAACCAATTACGTAATTTTTTACTGTTTTGCATAGTTTTAAAAATAAAAAAAGCCCCACAATGGGACTTTTATATAATATAATATGTACAATAATCCCAATAGGTTACAGTTTATATAAATGCCACCAATATGTTGAAAAATTGAACATCTTTTTTTTCTCTTTTATAAGTGGCTAAAATACCTATTTATATATCATTTTGAAAACGTTTTAAGTAAATTTTAAACCTTACACAGAAAGAAATTTATGTAGCTTTGTTTTTTTATAAAGTATGTCAATAAACGTCACAAATATTACAAAAACCTACGGAACGCAAAAAGCGTTAAACTCCGTATCATTCAGTATTAAAACCGGTGAGATCGTAGGGTTTTTAGGACCTAATGGCGCTGGGAAATCTACCTTAATGAAAATATTGACAACCTATCTTCCGACTTCAGAAGGAAAAGCAAGTGTTAATGGTTTTGAAGTTTCTAAAGATGATTTTAAGGTTCAAAAAAGTGTTGGTTATTTACCTGAACACAATCCGTTGTACCTTGATATGTATGTGCGAGAGTTTCTTCATTTTCAAGCTGAAATATATAAAACCTCAAAGAGTGAAATAGAAAAAATTATTGAACGCACAGGACTATCACCCGAAGCTAATAAAAAAATTCAACAACTATCAAAAGGATATAGACAACGAGTAGGTATCGCCAGCGCACTGCTTCACGACCCTGAGGTTCTTATTCTTGATGAACCAACTACAGGCTTAGACCCAAATCAATTAATAGAAATTAGAGAATTAATAAAAAGCATTGGTAAAGAAAAAACAGTGCTATTATCTACTCACATTATGCAGGAGGTAGAAGCTATTTGTGACCGTGTGATTATCATTAATAAAGGGTCTATCGTGCTTAATAAAAACCTTGCTGAATTACAATCTGGTCAACAACAAATTGTTGAAGTAGAGTTTGATTACAGAGTTGAAACTGTTGCTTTGCAAAAATTGCCGAATGTAACCAAAATTGAAAATCCTGGCGGACACTTTATTTATAACATCTATTTTTCTACCCAAAAGGATATGCGGAGCGAAGTCTTTGATTTTGCACACGATAATGGTTTAAAAATCCTTCAGCTGCATCAAAAAAATACGACGCTTGAAAAGCTATTTGTAGAATTAACTAGTCCTCAAAAATAAGACGTCCTCTGTATAATTGTTCAACTTCAACAATTGGTGGTCTATTTTTGGCTATCACGTTACCCAAACTTACTATTTCACCTTTTATAGATTCTTGCGGATTTACAATCATATCCTGAGTTCCGCGGTGAAAAAGCATCAAATTATCAATTATTAAGTTGGGCGCTTCAATTCTTGCATCACCGGCAAATATTCCGAAATTAGCTCGTTTGGCTTTTCCGGATAAAAAGAAATTTGATAATCCGTTTGCCACAATCTGCAAGTTTTGAACGTCTAGTTTTAATTTAAAATCTCCATCTATATGAAAAGCATCTTCACTCTCTTGATCTTCACTTATTAATGCCAAAAAAGGATATGAAAGTGTACCAACTCCCAAAACAGCCAAACCAGAACTGTTGCGTATACGTTCAAGATTTGGTGCGGTTACATAAACTTTTGTAATTCCATAATCGCGCACTAGGTTACATCCATTGGTGTTTCTAAGGTTTAACACACCATCTTTTACCTCAACTTCTATATCATTGAGTAGGTTATCACCAGTTTCTACGATTACTTTTTGTGTTTCACCTTGTTTGATAATCAATTGAGTGCGTTCCCAAACAGTTATTTTATTGAATGGGTCTACAGTAAATTCTTCTTGAATAATATCGCCCGCTGCTTGAAAACAGTTTAATCCTTTATCTGAATCACAACTCAAAAAAGGAAACAACAAAAAGATGACG harbors:
- the gldA gene encoding gliding motility-associated ABC transporter ATP-binding subunit GldA — protein: MSINVTNITKTYGTQKALNSVSFSIKTGEIVGFLGPNGAGKSTLMKILTTYLPTSEGKASVNGFEVSKDDFKVQKSVGYLPEHNPLYLDMYVREFLHFQAEIYKTSKSEIEKIIERTGLSPEANKKIQQLSKGYRQRVGIASALLHDPEVLILDEPTTGLDPNQLIEIRELIKSIGKEKTVLLSTHIMQEVEAICDRVIIINKGSIVLNKNLAELQSGQQQIVEVEFDYRVETVALQKLPNVTKIENPGGHFIYNIYFSTQKDMRSEVFDFAHDNGLKILQLHQKNTTLEKLFVELTSPQK
- a CDS encoding head GIN domain-containing protein, with protein sequence MKKIFVIFLLFPFLSCDSDKGLNCFQAAGDIIQEEFTVDPFNKITVWERTQLIIKQGETQKVIVETGDNLLNDIEVEVKDGVLNLRNTNGCNLVRDYGITKVYVTAPNLERIRNSSGLAVLGVGTLSYPFLALISEDQESEDAFHIDGDFKLKLDVQNLQIVANGLSNFFLSGKAKRANFGIFAGDARIEAPNLIIDNLMLFHRGTQDMIVNPQESIKGEIVSLGNVIAKNRPPIVEVEQLYRGRLIFED
- the dtd gene encoding D-aminoacyl-tRNA deacylase, which gives rise to MRIILQRVKEASVTVNKEVVSKIDQGFLILLGVEAEDTQDDIDWLCRKTSRLRIFSDEQDAMNYSIQDVGGDVIVVSQFTLHASTKKGNRPSFVKAAKPNFAEDLYQKFTESLEKEIGKKVQTGVFGAMMDVQLINDGPVTIFIDSKKRE
- the rsgA gene encoding ribosome small subunit-dependent GTPase A; this translates as MKGTVYKSTGSWYTVKSQQGEFYQCRIKGKFRIGGIKSTNPVAVGDHVVFDVETKGDETIGVIHTIETRDNYIIRKSVNLSKQTHIIATNIDVAFLLITLNNPTTFTAFIDRFLVTAEAYHVKAVLLFNKIDLYNEEELLEIKYLAALYRKIGYECIGISAKTGKNIHKVKDLMQDKVTLFSGHSGTGKSTLVNAIEPGLNLKTAEISEQHQQGQHTTTFAEMHDLSFGGQIIDTPGIRGFGVVEIDKEELGNYFPEFFERKQDCKFNNCLHINEPNCAIKEALENSEIAWSRYKSYLQILEGEDDGYRKDVYKKD
- a CDS encoding chorismate mutase; its protein translation is MQNSKKLRNWLDAFGLEHPLVIAGPCSAETQEQVLKIAHQLKETDATVLRAGIWKPRTRPGNFEGVGALGLKWLQEAKNQTGMLTTTEVANPNHVDLALKHNVDILWIGARTTVSPFVVQEIADALKGTNKTVLIKNPVNPDLALWLGAVERFYSADIHNLGVIHRGFSTYEKSKYRNNPEWQIPIDLQNQFPDLPLILDPSHIAGNRDIIFELCQTALDLNYDGLMVETHYDPDNAWSDAKQQITPKTLDQMTVDLRIRKKGDDKVEFNNELSKLRAQIDVIDDKIVQMMGKRMNIAENIGELKKEHNVAILQVKRWNEILGRMILAGEHNHLSEEFILRLYKAIHQESIAHQKNVFNE